Within Bacilli bacterium, the genomic segment GATGGAACATCAACAACGAATCCAAAACTTGCAGAAAAAATTGGCGCAAGCGGGCGTAGATGCCTATCTTGTCACGCAAAACGTCGATATTTTTTATTTGACAGGGTCGATGCAAACTGGGTATGTGCTCGTGCCCGTCGCGGGGGAACCGGTTTTTTATGTGAGGCGGAGCGTCTTGCGGGCGAATGAGGAGTCGGTTGTCCCGATTATCGAACTCGGATCGCTGAAGACTTTTAACGGGAAGCTTAAGGCAAGTTTCCCCGATTTGTTTGCCGATGGCCGCGAAATAGCGGTCGCCGCCGATTTTGACGTGCTGCCGGTGCAAATTTATCAGCGTCTCAAGTCGGCATTGCCTGCCGTAAAATGGATCGACGGTTCGGCGATGATCCGCGAACTGCGCATGATCAAATCAGATTATGAAATCGGGTTGCTGAAACAGGCGGCTGTTGCCACCGATCTTGCTTTTCAGCATGGCATTGCCAAACTTTCCGCCGGCATGACGGAATTGGAATTCATCAGTGAAATCGAATTATCGTTGCGCAGGCAGGGCCATATGGGCGTCATGCGCATGCGCGGCTACAATCAGGAATTGATCACCGGAATTGTCAGTTCC encodes:
- a CDS encoding Xaa-Pro peptidase family protein, with protein sequence MEHQQRIQNLQKKLAQAGVDAYLVTQNVDIFYLTGSMQTGYVLVPVAGEPVFYVRRSVLRANEESVVPIIELGSLKTFNGKLKASFPDLFADGREIAVAADFDVLPVQIYQRLKSALPAVKWIDGSAMIRELRMIKSDYEIGLLKQAAVATDLAFQHGIAKLSAGMTELEFISEIELSLRRQGHMGVMRMRGYNQELITGIVSSGAAAAAPTYFDGPAGGEGLGAASPQGVGVKKIAAGEPILIDIGCTLNGYVTDQTRTAVIGDLPADLLHAYETAERILAHAESMLKPGVICEDLYVSALAYAKEAGLENHFMGFGKDQVKFLGHGIGLEVDEFPVLAKGFRYPLEAGMVLAVEPKFTFPGRGVVGIENTYVITDSGFERLTQTPGGLLRI